The following proteins are encoded in a genomic region of Populus nigra chromosome 16, ddPopNigr1.1, whole genome shotgun sequence:
- the LOC133675662 gene encoding protein RKD4, producing the protein MENPPDFDVWDLGVDDQDTFQKISELSPFESLFDPSILLPLVPRDENINQFKHLEDISSDNIFSESNLESWYNQENAYIDTKPVLNPGIHASFGQNLDNNVIEGDHHLKGFSMLLVQSDCASFSSVKEEEEEEEESRKMSGRKRSVALGLEEIQKHFNMPITQAAREMKVGLTVLKKRCRELKIMRWPHRKIKSLNSLINNVKEMGLSEYDTIMLEEHKRLIEKLPDLELTERTKKLRQACFKANYKRRRLSAAYH; encoded by the exons ATGGAGAATCCACCTGACTTTGATGTCTGGGATCTTGGTGTTGATGATCAAGACACCTTCCAAAA AATTTCAGAACTTTCCCCCTTCGAAAGCCTTTTTGATCCGTCGATTTTGCTACCCTTGGTGCCCCGTGACGAGAACATCAATCAGTTCAAACACCTTGAAGATATCAgtagtgataatattttttctgaAAGTAATCTTGAGTCTTGGTATAATCAAGAGAATGCCTATATCGACACAAAGCCAGTGCTAAACCCAGGCATCCATGCTTCATTTGGGCAAAATCTTGACAACAATGTCATCGAAGGTGATCATCACCTGAAAGGATTCTCCATGTTATTGGTCCAAAGCGATTGTGCTAGCTTTTCAAGcgtgaaggaggaggaggaagaagaagaagaaagtaggAAGATGAGCGGGAGGAAGAGGTCGGTTGCTTTGGGGTTGGAAGAAATCCAAAAGCATTTTAACATGCCAATCACTCAAGCGGCTAGAGAAATGAAAGTGGGGCTAACTGTGCTGAAAAAAAGATGCAGAGAACTTAAGATTATGAGGTGGCCTCATAGGAAGATCAAGAGCTTGAATTCTCTTATCAACAATGTCAAG GAAATGGGGCTGAGTGAGTACGACACAATCATGCTGGAGGAGCACAAAAGGCTTATTGAAAAACTGCCGGACTTAGAGCTGACCGAAAGAACAAAGAAGCTGAGGCAGGCTTGTTTCAAGGCCAATTACAAGAGGAGAAGGCTCTCGGCAGCATATCATTGA
- the LOC133675944 gene encoding uncharacterized protein LOC133675944 produces MDGKEVSGSYLIVSEGKSDSFYPMYFGVSCALFALKVLTKPVKEDDRWSELCDKMLRGSAHLLRLLVWKIQREGANGEHCELLHKLETAEKEIMELKKIRCDDAKANEKVVSIPASQEQSWLIERKELRQHIGGLMSELRVLEKKNEEAISELNEKLNEMKLLVQSKDKAVEEEEHKRKELEEKLAKTEKIAEELRETAKHKAQEHSTDILKHKTAFLELVSNQRQLEAEMGRALRQLEAKRKELDAVLEQKEESMMLTQKLSMEVVKVRKDLEQKDKILSAILRKSKLDTTEKKMLLKEVKLSKSKKKKAELETTESWKSVSESKHEKHSLRSMFSLHTNLMRSEDPPIKRGASQVVKGGSQSIDYHLEYENPEFQKNSEVSSPLSNLYSPEGCDELADGKRLEGWVRSEAGKYAATIEKRHHLEIDAFAEQMRLKDEKLEAFRWRMLSMEIESKRLQSHIEGLNRDVSRIRHENMKLEALLLERQKELTDLKDQLKAQIKPQSCQQANLSSSLDDPALVHDSILSRAKNVKKEQTENNQEGKVHLTETSQEKNTEKEEEEEDEEALHNQSRNVSKIVQSPENEFEEEKDVSNQGCTQEASASPVVVDTVEKIALTSQSLMKTNNSTWGMDLHALGVSYKIKRLKQQLLMLERLTGKQDSGEHLGNSDEAKNGIKAFQALMSLLNKQVNKYQSLQEKTDELCKRMHDNDVDVSRRDSSTSTARKKGETKTLEQFLEETFQVQRYMVATGQKLMEVQSRIASDFVKVPEELEKSAGSFDMKRFADSIKTLFQEVQRGLEVRIARIIGDLGGTLACEGMIRMRGL; encoded by the exons ATGGATGGAAAGGAGGTTTCTGGTTCTTATTTGATAGTCTCAGAAGGGAAGAGTGACAGCTTCTATCCAATGTATTTTGGTGTTTCTTGTGCTCTCTTCGCTCTCAAAGTCTTGACAAAGCCTGTTAAGGAAGACGATAGATGGTCAGAATTGTGCGATAAAATGCTTCGAGGAAGTGCTCATCTCTTGAGATTGCTTGTTTGGAAAATCCAGAGAGAAGGAGCAAATGGTGAACACTGTGAGCTTCTTCATAAGCTTGAGACTGCTGAGAAAGAGATCATGGAGCTGAAGAAAATAAGGTGTGACGATGCAAAAGCGAATGAGAAAGTTGTTAGTATCCCTGCATCGCAAGAGCAGAGCTGGTTAATCGAAAGGAAGGAGCTTCGACAGCACATTGGAGGTCTTATGAGTGAATTGAGGGTTCTTGAGAAGAAGAATGAAGAAGCTATTTCTGAATTGAATGAAAAATTGAACGAGATGAAACTTTTGGTGCAGTCCAAGGATAAGGCAGTGGAGGAAGAGGAGCATAAAAGGAAGGAGTTAGAAGAAAAATTAGCAAAGACTGAAAAAATTGCAGAAGAATTGAGAGAAACGGCTAAGCATAAGGCTCAAGAGCATTCTACTGATATTTTGAAGCACAAAACTGCCTTCCTTGAGCTGGTATCTAACCAACGGCAGCTTGAAGCTGAGATGGGTAGAGCACTCAGGCAACTTGAGGCTAAAAGGAAAGAGCTTGATGCAGTCTTAGAGCAAAAGGAGGAGTCAATGATGTTGACCCAAAAACTGTCCATGGAGGTTGTGAAGGTGAGAAAGGATTTGGAACAGAAAGATAAGATCTTGTCAGCAATTCTGAGGAAATCCAAGCTAGATacaactgaaaagaaaatgctCTTAAAGGAGGTTAAATTATCAAAGtccaagaagaagaaagctGAACTAGAAACAACAGAAAGTTGGAAATCTGTTTCAGAGTCTAAGCATGAGAAGCATTCATTGAGAAGTATGTTTTCTCTCCATACCAATCTGATGAGGTCAGAAGATCCTCCAATTAAAAGAGGGGCATCCCAAGTTGTAAAGGGCGGATCACAGTCAATTGATTATCATCTTGAGTATGAGAATCCTGAGTTTCAAAAGAACTCGGAAGTTTCTTCGCCACTTTCTAACCTCTATTCACCAGAAGGATGTGATGAACTAG CTGATGGCAAGCGGTTGGAAGGATGGGTTCGCTCGGAAGCAGGAAAGTACGCAGCCACAATTGAGAAGAGGCATCATTTAGAGATAGATGCTTTTGCGGAACAAATGAGACTTAAAGATGAGAAATTAGAAGCTTTTCGCTGGCGAATGCTGAGCATGGAAATAGAATCAAAGCGTCTGCAGTCTCACATTGAAGGGCTGAACCGGGATGTTTCACGGATCAGGCATGAGAACATGAAACTGGAAGCCTTGTTATTGGAGAGGCAAAAAGAATTAACCGACTTGAAAGACCAGCTCAAGGCACAAATAAAACCTCAGTCTTGCCAACAGGCCAACTTAAGCTCATCTCTAGATGATCCAGCATTAGTCCATGATTCCATTTTGTCCAGAGCCAAGAATGTAAAGAAAGAACAAACAGAGAATAATCAAGAGGGAAAGGTACATCTGACGGAAACATCTCAAGAGAAGAATactgaaaaagaagaagaagaagaagatgaggaaGCCCTTCATAACCAGTCCAGAAATGTCAGTAAAATTGTCCAATCTCCAGAAAACGAGTTTGAGGAAGAGAAGGATGTCTCCAACCAAGGCTGCACTCAAGAGGCAAGTGCGAGTCCAGTGGTGGTTGATACTGTAGAAAAGATAGCATTGACTAGCCAGTCATTGATGAAGACAAATAATTCAACATGGGGGATGGACCTCCATGCTCTTGGAGTTTCTTATAAGATCAAGAGGCTGAAGCAGCAACTTCTAATGCTCGAGAGATTGACAGGAAAGCAAGACAGTGGTGAACATTTAGGTAACAGTGATGAGGCAAAAAATGGGATAAAGGCCTTCCAAGCATTGATGTCTTTGCTTAATAAACAAGTCAACAAGTACCAGTCGCTCCAAGAGAAGACCGATGAACTCTGCAAACGGATG CATGATAATGATGTAGACGTGAGTCGCAGAGATTCCAGCACTAGCACTGCTAGGAAAAAGGGAGAAACTAAAACATTAGAGCAGTTCCTGGAGGAAACATTTCAGGTTCAGAGATACATGGTTGCAACAGGACAGAAACTGATGGAAGTTCAGTCCAGGATTGCATCTGATTTCGTCAAGGTCCCCGAAGAGCTTGAAAAATCTGCCGGCAGCTTTGACATGAAGCGTTTCGCTGACAGCATTAAAACTCTTTTCCAAGAAGTTCAAAGAGGACTTGAAGTTCGGATTGCTCGAATTATTGGTGATCTTGGGGGCACTCTAGCTTGTGAGGGAATGATTCGTATGAGAGGGTTGTGA
- the LOC133675668 gene encoding uncharacterized protein At4g00950-like, translated as MGSGDDQLGYDPSPAPKLSLFSLSSKLHESPAGMLTPPIHTLASVPFKWEEAPGKPRPSCFTQSKPKFARCLELPPRLLNEAKVSNMPSPTTVFDGPYVPRSLSLGKGRSFSNLENLGCGEVNSKERVTFGSGRWGFFRKNNKEVAAPSHGDIGVNHGGEAVRVKITRIRRRSSFLGLSHTRSHFWTDIYESFKHAVPWTRR; from the exons ATGGGGTCTGGTGATGATCAGCTAGGTTATGATCCGAGTCCTGCACCAAAACTCTCCTTGTTTTCACTTTCAAGCAAGCTACATGAGTCGCCTGCAGGGATGTTAACCCCGCCAATCCATACATTAGCCTCAGTTCCATTCAAGTGGGAGGAAGCACCAGGCAAGCCTAGACCTTCTTGCTTCACTCAATCCAAGCCCAAGTTTGCTAGGTGCTTGGAACTGCCACCAAGGTTGTTAAATGAGGCCAAGGTTAGCAACATGCCTTCTCCAACAACTGTCTTCGATGGACCTTACGTGCCTCGTTCCTTGTCTCTTGGAAAGGGAAGATCATTTAGCAACCTAGAGAATTTGGGCTGCGGGGAGGTGAATAGCAAAGAGAGGGTTACATTTGGGTCTGGTAGGTGGGGATTCttcaggaaaaataataaagaagttGCTGCTCCGAGCCATGGAGATATTGGTGTTAATCATGGAGGTGAAGCAGTTAGAGTGAAGATCACAAGAATTAGAAGAAGATCAAGTTTCTTGGGGCTTTCTCACACAAGATCACATTTTTGG ACAGACATCTATGAAAGCTTCAAGCATGCGGTCCCATGGACACGAAGGTAG